A segment of the Asterias amurensis chromosome 11, ASM3211899v1 genome:
tttctcgaaggttaTTAAAGGTTAATAAACACAAGTACAGGGTGACGGCTGCATTAAAACAACATGAGGTTTTGAAGTATCTTGAGGTATTGCATTGGAAGCCAACGATCAACTTACTGTCGCCCTATACCAAAAGACATTTCAACAAAACATTATTAAAGGGGTGGGGGGCAACGgacattttctgtaaatcaAACATCAATACTTTATCACATATCAACTTGACGAGAATACCACAGACCCTTCACATTCTCAACCTATAGAACAACATCCACTCCAAACCAGACCAAACGACCGATTACATCCATTGTGATTGGTCGAAAGGCATTGACGTCGACCATGTTTATTCAGCAGATAAAGGTGCCCACAGGCACGTCACGTGCTTCCTCCATGATCCCACCAAGTAGCCTCGGCTAGCATTTGAACAATCAGAACTGATCTCTCTTTTATTCGTGTATTTACTCAACAATTTGGTGTAGAGTGCACTGGTGTAGGTTGATCGTCGGGCCCAGCGCAAAGTTCAACAGTGAAGAATATTGAATTTAGCGCACTATTGCTGTTATAGTGTTAAATCAGTGTATATACAGAAACTTTGCATAGGCGCAAATCTCAAGTACTTGTGATAAATGCCTGCATTTTTATGTTGCTATTTCAGCTCCCGATAACGATGTGTATTCAGAAGTAGGCTGAGTTAAAATTGGTTCGAATACTGttaagaaaaacaatattatccacattattttgtttcctatGTTTAGTGCTTGTCTGGGTGTTCGTTGGCGTAACctgtcgatttttttttctgttttatggTTATGTCACGTTACAGTCATAGAAATTAATTTGGTGTGATTCTTGATCATTAGAagtttattagctgttccgatccagtcggaacaggtattgttttcgtcgagatttttattatttttattattattattattattattattattattattattattattctttgtttccgcctcaaaccccatagcgtttgtacagcgtttttgtttaggcccctactcctaaagtattaggataaaatagttaaatcatatatcaaattgaagcttagaacctaagctttattctaatacaaaagtgtaaaaattcttcattaattaaccacgtggtcttcatttgaatttttaatttgtaaacttgatgcagtcactttcatgttattgcgaaatattctctttggtaaatgccgtacagtatgtacctatcatgagttgtgacttcttgagatgactctacgcgtttgaacataactggatgcagtcacttccatgttattgttaaccaTTCTCCATGGTAAAtacaattcagtatgtacctatcatgagttgtgacttcttgagaggagtctactcaagtctctttttcttgtttttctacatacgttctggaccacagcgcagtgtctgtttcttcgtttcctaaccgagttctggacgtacacagaggcatagggttttcgtttaacgaacgtgcgtatataaataggggtacgtttttgacgacgacgacataccatggtgtccacagaattacgctaaacttaaacattttgaagataatgatagttgaaagcttcccttaaaatattacttgctgtggtgttgtagtttttgagaaattagtgaaaaaaaacctgtcaacgtatgactgtgaccgagttggtttgggaccgagttgaccgggttcgtttttgagaaatgagtgaaaaaactgtcaacgtatgactgggaccgagttagtttgggaccgagttgaccgggttcgtttcaggcgacaaGCGTGGACGACAAAAATAGAACGCCTAGGATTTGGAATCTTTTACGGGTGAAATCGGGGACCATAACCCTAAACTAACTCAAgcatttcgctttcttttcggaaattataccatgacatacaaaaactatttggcaggaatacaaaagcagcgattttattattctgacgtttctcttgtggttgagtgggtcacttgtatagagctgcttataataaataggcaaaacattttgctttataaaaaagcagaaactgagcagaatagtggctaaatgttatagagctacttattataatcaataggcaaattattttgctttaaaaaatttgcagatgagcagaataccttgaatcacaacttgtacttgtatttgctgtgtttagctgctttttgtgtttaaaaagcttcagtgtagtttggtcctgggccgatggcttttaagggaatgaatcgcagcgcttacgtaatcatgaaattgtgcttacgctaagtgtatttaacagcttagcaaggaatgcgttcttgagcgtcacagttcccaataaaaaaatgctacagttgactacAGTTGACCTGCAAaactttcgctgcgaaaacaacagtgacttaaaaatgagatttgcattcgcaggataatCCCCGTGGTTTACTtatgtgcaaaagtaggccggggcgactagtgtgctttagtgttaaagtcgcgactacaaattattgtttgagtcacgactacaaattattatttgagtcgcgactactatttttctctactctgttataatcgtgctcaaacgttgacccgactacctatctggtgaaacacttagttgtgttgcttcttactattcgcaacatataatataacgtgcgcttgcaacactttgccgcacaagtcttgagaatccgtaatttatcttgacaagtgtcgtagttgggtttgaggtgcgactagtccagttagtaaatttcactagtcacccaggcctatcatgatgggaacttgcttattaaggttttatcgcaaatcgcaaaatttcaagagagggcgctgttgaacccacacaaaggtataggcgttgcgagcgcgagtcgtagaaactggtagataccgccccatattccttcccaaaatgcattgcggttctgaatcgcgataaaccttatgaaaaatcttgtgcgaatgggcccaatgtagtgctctgctctggaagcaaagattcagtgcttagaagaagcagtgaattctgcgcttacgtcaagcgaaatacactgcttagcagggatttcttttgtttgtgtgcttccaagctcgcacattttattccgcgcatgcacatttagcagaaaatggtgatcgtaggtgcagagtttggtggttacgagttcagtaaaatccactcgaactagatcaaacatcaaaccaccaaccaaatacaaggattttatcattaagtagtttgtcacatggcaatggactctaaagatactggcatgaactcaagaaaccaaccaaatcaaacaatactgagtcaaatgcaagtttttacattattcaactagggaccactcaccttatataccgccctctattgacagtgaaaatccttgcagcaccatatctcaagaagtgcaggaccaatttttacactgtctgtagtgaagactccttggggcatggacattaattttgaaatactttgacctcaagttgacctctacttccgggttaaccggaagtgggaccatatctcaagagttacacaaccgatttaaaaaaaaatcttcagttatagactccttaggtcttaaaatttgttggaaaaaaccgtgacctcattttgacctcttcttccgtgtcaactggaagtgggaccatatctcaagtgccATTgaacgattttcaaactttttttcagtttagaccccttgggcattggagattagccttaggttaccgtgaccccatgtcgacctctactttggggtcaaccggaagtggcatcataactcaagacactattcaacatttcaaactttttttcagttataggctccttggtcattttagcacataatctaagcaaaagaacacggaacagctttgtgtttgttcacaaacacctaatgtctagttttctTGTTGGAACAGCAGCATTGTATAATACAAAATGTGCACAGATGTGCGAATCAAGGGTACAATAGAAAAGTTGTATACGGATACTGAGAAGCAATACAGCTCTATATATTGTGAGAAAGAAAACCACATTCATCAACGAAACAAGGGAGGAAATAAAGAGAAGAATCCAGTTATATGTGAAGTTTGGCACACTTAAGAACAACTTTTGAGAACACCCGGGCCCCCTTCCAATATAATATCATCCGTGAAAAGGCATTCGATCAGTACATCATATACCTGCCCTATCGTGGTGCCGAAACTTGGACTACCACCACACGTCTTGAAAAAGACTAATGGTGACAGAGAGGGCTTTGGAAAGAATAATTACATGAGTTACAAAGAAGGACAGAGTAGCGAATGAGGGCCTATAAGAAAGAAATCAAGATTGCAGGATATTACTAAGGCCATCAATTAAAGAAGTAGAGATGGGCAGATCACTATAGCAATGACATGGCAACAGGGCATGCCGAACAACCAGTTGGACTCCAACCAAGAAACCGGGGGGAGGGGGAGAGGGAGACAAagcagaagatggagagatgaactaAGTACATATATGGGCGTTGCTTGGCAACATACTGCTCAGTATAGATTGAAATGGTAAAATGGCGAAGAGGATAGGCTAGCGAGAAAGAAGAGGACCGAAATGTTGGAGATATTCACCAAATAAAGTGTGTAACTATTAGACAGAATGTTTTTCTTGTGggtgtgctttgtttttgtggttaatcacattttgtaaaagtcagattgtattgttttatttcatttgtttcatACCGTTTTGGGGGAGGGGCGTGACTTGGCGTCGCTTCCTGTATCTCCGGACGTAAAAAGTTTATTGACTGATTTTTTCACTATTGGATTAAATTGATAAATATATGCAAAAGTTCAAAATGCTATTTCAATAAACTTGCTGTTTTGCCCTTCTCCAAATATTTCTCATACAACAATAATTACCATTTCCATGGAATAAACATCGAACATCGGAACTCATTAGTACAAATTGCAATCATTCAATGCgataaataacaaaatgtgaTGTATTTGAACAATGGTTTGCAACGTTTTTAATCTGTTTGGACTTAAAACTGTTAGCtctttaaacaaacacaaacacagatCCAGTTAAATGCCAAATTAATTTAAATGTAATTGTGCAGATAACGATCTGGTATTAGTCTTATCACACGATTAATTACCCATTAACGAGAGGTGATGGTACACCGGTAATAGACCTTTGTCATGAGGCCGCCATCTTGTCTTGTTACCCGTATTCATTAGTACTCATGAATACTGATTACCATGACAGCAAAAATGGATCAGACTATTTTTCAACCGATTTTTTTTTGCGTGAATTTGaataatgattttgtttttagattGTTGCACCATGTGTCAATGCGTACGTACAATCTACTGACTGACAAACATTCCtcgaaaatacaaaataattatttctgtCGAATCCTCGTGGCGAAAACTCCCCatcaaaaaacacaaacatgtcaGGCCCACTAACTTCTTAAAGGAAAATAATAAACGTTTGGAGTAGCAATACAAACAAatcttttggttagaagcctttTTAACAGCAGCTGTCGACGACATTTTGTATaaacattttactttgaaaATAAGGTTATGTGAAAAGATAAAAGTTTTTATgtcgcaaaatttgaaatttgaacgtTTCTCAGACTGCGTGAACATTCGCTCCGGAATGTCgggcgatatctaaaaaacgcgaccatgttagttttatcGTATAATGTCTACATTTTTAAGGATTATatgaaacaatcaaacggtcCCCAAAACAAAGGAATAACTTTACCTTTAAATATCATGAGCTCATGATCTGTTATTTCAACCATTATTCGGAAAAGGACTGTTCGGcgtatattaaaataaaatgtgttcccTAAAACataattccttttttttattgtcttcCTAGGGGAGATCCAGACCTCTGCGACACCCAGGGTCACGCAGCGCTTCACTACGCCGCACTCAGTAACCACCTGGACACGTTGACCTTCCTGGTATCCTTCGGCTGTAACATCTGGTCCCTGACCAACGACTACCGGACCGCCAAGGACCTGGCCGCTGAGAACAACCATCATCAGTGCCTGGCGTTCCTGGACGATGTCACCGCTCAACAATCAGCCAAGAACCAGAAACAGGTGAAGAAAATGAGAGAGAAGGCTCTGGATGAAGCTGATAAGAGAGTCAAGAAAGTGAACAAGAAGCATGCCGAGCACGCCAAGTGGgtcaagaaagaagaaaagaaagcaGCTAAGGAATCTGGACACTAcgtgaagaagaagaagggtATAATATCAACTACAAGCAACAACTCCAGTCCAGCTATGAGTCGACCCTCGAAGAGCAACACAGGAACGTTCTCTTCGACATCGGATGCGAGATCCACGAGCAGCGAACCAAGTGAAGGTCAGGATCCGGAAGCTCGTCCGGACGTCCGGGAGTCGAGCTTCTGGCTCCCGACCTCAGACCGCCCCGTTGCCGAGAGCCTTCAGAGTCTACCGGCAAATAAAATAGACCCATCAGACAGCACAGCCGATGATGACTTACTGACTGATGCAGTTACAATAGAACATGTGAAGAATGGAGATCGGGATCCAACAGTGTCCAGAGCTGTTGATGACCCCAGAAGACCCTCTTCGTCTGCTCTGCAAGCAGCTGCTGTGGAGTTACCCTGGGACGAGGAGCTGTTAGACTCGGACGAGGACGAAGAACATTCACAAACCAGTGATTTGGAGTTTTTCCTTGCAGTGTTGAATCTATCGGAGTATCTGCCGATGTTTACACGTGAGGAGATCGATCTGCAAGCACTTGTTCTTCTCACGGACGAGGACTTTGTCAAATTAGGTCTGCCCCTGGGACCGAGGAGGAAACTGACTGATGCAATAATTAGGAGGCGAAACGCCATAGGCGCGCCGGGCATCATGGGAGATTCACAGCTTTAGCTTAGCAACTTAAAGTTTAAATTTGGGGttcaacaattttgaagaatCATGAGAtccaagattttaaaaaatgtgttgaGTTTGGTCAAAACGTCAGAAGTCAGGCACGGCGCGGTCTTATGGACCTCTAAACAACCCCATCAATGGCCAAACTTccataaaaatttacaaaagcCTTGCCAAATGCCATCTTTTGAAATATAGCTGCGCTTTAAAGACTCCGCCGTCTTTTGAAAAATGTGCGACCTATATTGGACTTCAAGGAGAGGCATCCAGAGCCGTTGTCGGACTGGGctttttgtcaaggccttcgtgtCTCGGACAGCTTCGTATAGAGCCGCCATCCAAAGCGACTGGAAGGGGAGACCACGCGCGCGAGACGATGCTTCGCGAGTTCGCAAAGGACCTTCAGCAGCTGACGACCAACTCCCAATTTCAAGGAGCTGCTTCAagcacaaaacagtagtttggcacaaaacaatgttgcaaaccagaataaggttaccagcaaaaacacAACGTCAAACGTGTACTCTTTCTGCACTGGATTCCCGCTTAGCTTTTATACGCAGTTAAGCAAAAGTTaatattctgcttagcagctctataaactAAGCGTGGCATGTATACCAACTGAAAGTAATAGTTGTGACGTACTGGGCCAGGTGTGACGGAGTTCGAAACTGTAGAAAAGTACTGCCTCTTCGGTAATTTAAATATACCATTATCATTATAAATTATTATCCTTAAAAATATTCATACTGAGTAGCGTCTTGAATTAAAGACTATGAAAACATACGCATTAGACTGGGTCCAGTTTCAGAGAGCTGCTGTAGGCAGATCACAACGCGAAACAATTCTGCTTATTCAAgaagagcaggataccagccataATATTATGGAACATAATGTGGTTTGGGATTGAGTTTTTGCTGGTTAACTTGTTTTGGTAAGCTTAATTTGGTCATGCTTATAGCAATTTTctggcttaagcagctccattaAACTGAACCCAGACACGAATAAAAGGTTCTGTTCTACAGTAGAATCACCAGAAACTTGTGGAAGTAACGAAGCAGGATGCATTATGAGTAACCAAGGCAATGTCATATAACCGATGGCCGGTGCGTTTTCTGAAAGAGAAAGGACCGTCGGTTTTATTGTAGAACTTTTAATAATAGTTGGAGATTTTGTTTGTCATAAATAATCAATATGCTGCCAGCCATTGACAATATCTGACGAAAATTTACTAAACTAAAGTCTCGATATTGTACATGATAATTTGTAAACCTACTCGAACACAAGTTCGCTCgaatcttcaaactgtgaatTATTTAATCGTGTGTGTACTATTTTTGTTTCCGTCCGGCGGTTGTTTTCTTTCCTGATAAATAATAAGTATATTTATAGGCTAGTGTCTTTGGTGCCAGTTCTTCAAATCTTTTAGTCCACATTCCATGATGTATTTTAAATTGATGCAACATtgctatttgtatttgtttagttagcaataaaaaaaatctctccATATCGCGGTGACTTTTACACACTTTGGCCGTTGGGAATTGTCGAATGATCTTTTCGGTTCGATCTCTTCGGTAAAACTGCATATTATTTAATAAGTtcatttgtacaaaaaaaacatttctctgAAAAAGTCTTGTTTTGGATTAATTTCTATGCAAATGTCATCACCTGATTATGACGTgattaaaatcaaaatggcgtAAATGAAGGTGAGGTGGTGGATATAGTTTTCTTTCAAATCTATGATGATTTTTATATTTCCAAAACATGTACTCGTGTGTCAAAATGATTTATTCCAATCGAACACACACGAATAACAGACCACGATGACACATACCTAAATAAAGTGGCAATGTCGAGGGTTTTTACAATCAGCGAGCACGGCTGGACTTTTGAAAACAACTCTAGGTCGACACTATGAAAGCCTATTAATACCAAAGGTCTCTGTTATCAGCGAGTACGATAAATTCAACCCAATACTTATATCAcaatttattaataattaatatttaatgAGTCCTCGATCTGTTGGGGAGTCCTTTGATCATCCATGTTGTGTAGAGGTTTGCCGATGTGTACGATTCTAATATCACCAAGCATAGTTTTAAAGTAAAAGGAAATGGCTGTCAATCAGTAAAAGGGTTGCAGgacagcacaaaaagtagctaagcacaacaagcttaccagaataaggttactagTCAAACTGCTATGTCACATTAAACATTTCTAACTGGTATCATgctaaagcaaaacattttaaagcaaaaatattGTCTCCTCTTTGAAATTGAGTGCTGGTGATGCAAGCAACTGATATGACAGaggttgcccccccccccccacatgttCCCATACTTTAGCACCTCTTCCTGGTTGAACCAATGTACAGAAGTACCCCCTTAAAACCTCTAAAGAATTCATACAGAGATTCCAAGAACTCGAGACACAATAAGAAGCGGGGGGGGGGAGTACATATGCCGCAGCCTCATATCGAACACCAAAATGATCAATGGACATCGTAAAAATACACTGCAAACCACTCCATCTCTTTTAGACTTCcagtaatttttatttatttcaataataCAAATAGTATTTGCGGTTGTAATTTGACGATTTCCAAAATAAAAGTTATATTTTAATCATTAACAAAAAGTGAAAGGAACCCTTGACATTACAAATTTCATGATTTTAACAAATATCGTTGTAAGCTATGCatgagaagaaaataaaaaaaatcccaggTCACCAGACAAAGACAGCAACACTTAAGCCCTTTTAGAAACCTTTTTGAAATCGAGgctgaaagaaaaaatagcCTGGTTCATGTTTGTGTCATGAATATTTTAGCACTTATTACCGTTACTGGATGCAGGAAACATGACCAAAAATATGGCAGCATTATAAGAGCTTTGTCTCACGAAGCAATTTTTCCAGGCATCTTCGAGGCAACCAACATGCTACCATCATTTTGGTAGCACATTATTGTATTTTACAAACAATGTCTTATTATACCCAAGGCAAATGTGAGCTAAATTATGAATGCATGTTCTTTCAGTTTGTCTGGAACTGGTCGTCTGTAAATTGCCCAATGTTACGTGATCTGAGCCTAATGGTCTAAACTGGCGTTTGGAGTTGCCTTTGTTCGTCAGAGCAAAACAGTTGCCCATTTTTCTTCAATGTATTTATATTAAATACAATATTCAAGCACTTGGGGCTAAACACGCTCTTGTAATAATGTTGTCATAACTTCATAATAAATTGATACCATCAAGTCGgcaattaaaatattaatataaattccTCACTTTTCAACAACACCCCACAGTCAATCATTATGGGAATTATCTAACTTGACAATTTCAGTAATTTACTTCCACTGTACTAATCGATATAATTTCATAATCCTTGGCAAAAAAATGAGGGAAATTTCCTAAAAGATAAAAATACAAACTGTactaaataattgttggcaaaaaaaaaaaacgaaggaaaaaaaaatacaaattttcctTAACAATTTCGATAAATAAACTTGATCAATTCCGCATGATCTACCAAAACACCCTTATTTGACACTGATTCCGGAGCTCTAAATTCACTTTCAAATTATCAAATATTTGATCATGTTCTATTTTAAAGAACTTCTTAAGTTTACACAGAACCCTGTTAACACAAGAGTATTTCTTAGCAGGGCTAGTAGCAAATAAATAACCTTTTTTCCATTTACATATTTACATAAATGTTGAAACTTTAAAatagaaaatttttcatcttTGAATACAAATTACTTAATTAAGGCACTAAATTCCCCCTGAAATGAAGAGGCCTTTTGTTCTTATTGCTGAAAAGAATAAATTATCGCATCCTAATTATTGATCTGCTAGCAAATGCATAATTAACAAAAGGCATAATTATTATTGCAATTTACTTTACACACATGACACAAATTATTCCTAATTAAAAACAGGTTCCCGTTACAATACCAATAGTacttgattaatttaatttcagaCTAGTGGCCTGTcaggatttgttttaaaaaaatcaggatATTTCCCCCTGATCTCCTTTTGTACACATCGTCAGGATTCATGACACTGCTTACCGAAGTAATCTATGCTTACAGCGCCCTGTAAAGCCCATGGTTCCGTGTAAGCGCAGATGAGCACAGTAAGCAGGTATATGTTTCATAGCTCTTTACAGACCATAAACATTTACAGACCATAAAAAAACATATCTTCTGCAATGCAATGAAACCTGGCAAACccaaattaaagacagtggacactgttgctcgaaattgcgagataataatgaaagaaaaaaacacccctgtcacacgaagttgtgtgcgtttagatggttgatttcgagacctcaagttctaaatctgaggtctcgaaatcaaattcgtggaaaattacttctttctcgaaaactacgccacttcagagggagccatttctcacaatgttttatactatcaacagctccccattactcgttaccaagtaaggttttatgctaataattattttgagtaattaccaatagtatccactgcctttaaaaaataataaattttgtttaaaatgattAACGACATCCCTCGGCTCCCACAACAAGCTATACATAAATACCCGCAAAAACCCATATGTAAACATAATACTATTTACAAAGTTACTCTACAAAATTTATCCTAAATGAGCATTTCAGTCATGTTtcataatacaaataattacaCAAATGAAAGAGTGGGGAAAAATGTCAAGAGGGAAAAATGAAAAGTCAGTAATTTCAAGTAAAATGAGATAAATGGTTGTAAGAAAGACATGTAGGTAGTTTGACCTTTAACACTATCATACCCGctctcgcttaaaggcactttaaacgtttggtaattgttaa
Coding sequences within it:
- the LOC139943785 gene encoding pre-mRNA splicing regulator USH1G-like encodes the protein MNHFHEAARDGHLDLLRDATRRDANKPDDFGRTPTLWAAYEGNTDALRLLVSRGGDPDLCDTQGHAALHYAALSNHLDTLTFLVSFGCNIWSLTNDYRTAKDLAAENNHHQCLAFLDDVTAQQSAKNQKQVKKMREKALDEADKRVKKVNKKHAEHAKWVKKEEKKAAKESGHYVKKKKGIISTTSNNSSPAMSRPSKSNTGTFSSTSDARSTSSEPSEGQDPEARPDVRESSFWLPTSDRPVAESLQSLPANKIDPSDSTADDDLLTDAVTIEHVKNGDRDPTVSRAVDDPRRPSSSALQAAAVELPWDEELLDSDEDEEHSQTSDLEFFLAVLNLSEYLPMFTREEIDLQALVLLTDEDFVKLGLPLGPRRKLTDAIIRRRNAIGAPGIMGDSQL